A genome region from Streptomyces antimycoticus includes the following:
- a CDS encoding 2Fe-2S iron-sulfur cluster-binding protein, which produces MTAGLTARGVPKFNIFAERFQATARNLEIPADATATVRFVRSDRELTWTRADGALLELGEKAGITLPSGCRLGQCESCAVTVLNGEVAHLVAPADDLPGNQVLACQARPVTDTVLDI; this is translated from the coding sequence TTGACCGCCGGGCTGACGGCACGTGGCGTCCCGAAGTTCAACATCTTCGCTGAGCGATTCCAGGCCACCGCGCGAAACCTCGAGATCCCGGCGGACGCCACCGCGACCGTGCGCTTCGTCCGCTCGGACCGCGAGCTGACCTGGACCCGGGCAGACGGCGCGCTGCTCGAACTCGGCGAGAAGGCAGGTATAACGCTGCCGAGTGGATGCCGCCTCGGCCAGTGCGAGAGCTGCGCCGTCACCGTCCTGAACGGCGAGGTCGCCCATCTGGTGGCTCCCGCCGACGACCTGCCCGGCAATCAGGTCCTGGCCTGTCAGGCCAGGCCGGTCACGGACACCGTGCTCGACATCTAG
- a CDS encoding ornithine cyclodeaminase family protein, with amino-acid sequence MAAAIDVLRKSLLDGLDPEAGPPRSVVPVPHGQLLLMPAHWGNYTGVKMVTAAPGNAARGLPRIQGNYLLLDGETLTPLALLDGIALTSVRTAAVSAVAADALAGPDASRLVLFGTGPQARSHLEALSCIRPIQDVVVVGRNADRARAFAAEVGARAGTVDDIVHADIVACCTTARTPLFDGALLPPSATIVAVGSHEPDAREVDETAVARSTVIVEAVSAALREAGDVVQAVQAGAVDPGELVGLADVVSGRHEIPSERPRFFKSVGMAWEDLVLAAAHFEAAGI; translated from the coding sequence ATGGCGGCCGCCATCGATGTCCTGCGCAAGAGCCTGCTCGACGGACTGGACCCGGAGGCGGGGCCGCCGCGCTCCGTCGTCCCGGTGCCACACGGCCAGCTCCTGCTCATGCCCGCGCACTGGGGGAACTACACCGGGGTGAAGATGGTGACCGCGGCACCGGGCAACGCGGCACGTGGCCTCCCCCGCATTCAGGGCAACTACCTGCTCCTGGACGGCGAAACCCTCACACCGCTGGCCCTGCTCGACGGGATCGCCCTCACATCCGTACGCACCGCCGCCGTGTCGGCGGTGGCCGCCGACGCGCTGGCCGGGCCGGATGCGAGCCGTCTTGTCCTGTTCGGAACAGGGCCGCAGGCCCGGTCCCATCTGGAGGCCCTCAGCTGCATCCGGCCGATCCAGGATGTCGTGGTCGTCGGCCGGAACGCCGACCGCGCCCGCGCTTTCGCGGCCGAGGTCGGGGCGCGAGCCGGCACCGTGGACGACATCGTGCACGCGGATATCGTCGCCTGCTGCACGACGGCACGTACCCCGTTGTTCGACGGCGCCCTGCTGCCGCCATCGGCGACCATCGTGGCCGTCGGCTCGCACGAACCCGACGCCCGGGAGGTCGACGAGACGGCGGTCGCCCGGTCCACAGTGATCGTCGAAGCGGTCTCGGCCGCGCTACGCGAAGCCGGCGATGTGGTCCAGGCGGTTCAGGCGGGCGCCGTCGATCCCGGCGAGTTGGTGGGCCTGGCCGATGTCGTCTCGGGAAGGCACGAGATCCCCTCGGAGCGACCGCGCTTCTTCAAGAGCGTAGGCATGGCCTGGGAAGACCTGGTGCTCGCCGCGGCCCACTTCGAGGCGGCCGGGATATGA
- a CDS encoding proline racemase family protein → MPPDEPFVHEAILGTRPEGRPVDTTTVASLPAAITTITGRAWLTGTAQFFLDPEDPFPEGCYL, encoded by the coding sequence GTGCCGCCCGACGAACCGTTCGTGCACGAGGCCATTCTCGGCACCCGGCCCGAGGGGCGTCCGGTCGACACAACGACCGTTGCCTCGCTCCCGGCCGCCATCACTACGATCACTGGTCGTGCGTGGTTGACCGGAACCGCGCAGTTCTTCCTCGATCCGGAGGATCCGTTCCCGGAAGGCTGCTACCTGTGA
- a CDS encoding SDR family NAD(P)-dependent oxidoreductase — MDLQFTGKRVLVTGASRGIGLAIVQAFQQEGALVTATARRSTPELEATGAAFVPADLATAAGPQQLVDAVLAVDPRIDVLVNNAGGGEMPQEAFGDPLNGGDEVWAYGFALNFESAVRTTRAALPSLLEARGAVVNISSDSARRPGTEPLPYSVAKAALNAFTRQLAERMAPSGVRINAVSPSATRTPQITGTDGYVARVADNVGVDHETLVAALPKETGMLTETLIDPAEIARAVLLLASPTMPNAIGVNLSVDAGSTKIV, encoded by the coding sequence ATGGATCTTCAGTTCACCGGCAAGCGCGTCCTCGTCACCGGTGCGAGCAGGGGCATCGGCCTCGCGATCGTTCAGGCGTTCCAGCAGGAAGGGGCCCTGGTGACCGCGACGGCCCGACGCAGCACGCCCGAACTCGAGGCCACCGGAGCCGCTTTCGTCCCCGCCGACCTCGCCACGGCCGCCGGTCCGCAGCAGCTGGTCGATGCCGTCCTGGCCGTCGATCCCAGGATCGACGTCCTGGTCAACAACGCCGGCGGCGGCGAAATGCCGCAGGAGGCGTTCGGCGATCCGCTCAATGGCGGGGACGAGGTCTGGGCATACGGGTTCGCCCTCAACTTCGAGTCGGCCGTCCGGACCACCCGCGCGGCACTGCCCTCGCTTCTCGAGGCCAGGGGCGCCGTGGTCAACATCAGCTCCGACAGCGCCCGTCGGCCGGGGACGGAGCCGCTGCCCTACTCTGTTGCCAAAGCGGCCCTCAACGCCTTCACCCGACAGCTGGCCGAGCGCATGGCGCCCTCCGGAGTACGCATCAACGCGGTGTCGCCGTCAGCGACGCGCACACCCCAGATAACGGGTACGGACGGATACGTCGCACGAGTGGCGGACAACGTGGGCGTCGACCACGAAACGCTGGTGGCAGCCCTGCCGAAGGAGACCGGGATGCTCACCGAGACCCTGATCGATCCCGCCGAAATCGCCCGGGCGGTGCTGCTGCTGGCCTCCCCGACCATGCCGAACGCGATCGGCGTGAACCTGTCCGTCGATGCGGGCTCCACCAAGATCGTCTGA
- a CDS encoding leucine-rich repeat domain-containing protein, which produces MQPTLSLWRRQLGEVPESVWQHTELRVLILADNGLTALSPKIGRLDTLNTLDLGHNKLTSLPDSLGDLVELTDCLYLHDNNLSRLPDSLGNLTLLRYLNVGENPLTALPETVGRMTELIELRAQHSRLTGLPDTIGRLRKLRELWLRGNALNTLPSTVTGLCELRHLDLRENAFTELPGPLADLPRLRQLDLRSNRIVQVPDWVARMPALEKLDLRWNTCTPSQGLLTKLEERGCVVLL; this is translated from the coding sequence ATGCAGCCCACACTCAGCCTCTGGCGCCGGCAGCTTGGAGAAGTGCCCGAGTCGGTCTGGCAGCACACCGAGCTCCGAGTGCTGATCCTGGCAGACAACGGCCTCACGGCCCTCTCTCCGAAGATCGGACGACTGGACACCCTGAACACGTTGGACCTCGGCCACAACAAACTCACCTCGCTTCCCGACTCACTGGGCGACCTGGTCGAACTCACCGATTGCCTCTACCTGCACGACAACAACTTGTCCAGGCTTCCGGACTCGCTGGGAAACCTGACGCTGCTGCGCTATCTCAACGTCGGCGAGAACCCTCTCACCGCCTTGCCCGAAACCGTCGGCCGGATGACGGAACTGATCGAGCTCCGCGCCCAGCACAGCCGGCTGACCGGACTGCCTGACACCATCGGCCGCCTCCGCAAACTGCGCGAACTCTGGCTGCGAGGGAACGCACTCAACACCTTGCCGTCGACGGTGACTGGCCTGTGCGAACTACGGCACCTGGACCTGCGTGAGAACGCGTTCACCGAACTGCCCGGGCCGCTGGCCGACCTTCCCCGGCTTCGGCAACTCGACCTCCGCAGCAACCGGATCGTCCAGGTTCCGGACTGGGTCGCGCGGATGCCCGCCCTGGAGAAGCTGGATCTTCGTTGGAACACCTGCACGCCCTCCCAGGGTCTGCTCACCAAGCTGGAGGAACGCGGGTGCGTCGTCCTGCTGTGA
- a CDS encoding glycoside hydrolase family 76 protein has product MSELDQYEVTDGNTYLNRAEQIIPVGTRAWDDDGAKTGPGGMDWFDSPGNNIRATNVTSLSAQLAARLYEITHNSAYLTAAEKWYGWVYSCMRQAPGLYINDGADDGSTDPALWSYNSGSTIGAAVAIYRGTGNADYLNKAVEDAQASLVYWAQGGRPHDQPTIFNARPDGFSRSPRAVRHGPDLRRPGPRRPAGPPPSAGPPPALLTHRGKATRNQPSMQRTLTHHAQASADPAFLAGLRYRARHPARPRGRHRRYRRPGGAAFG; this is encoded by the coding sequence TTGAGCGAACTCGACCAGTACGAGGTCACCGACGGCAACACCTACCTCAACCGCGCCGAGCAGATCATTCCCGTCGGCACGCGTGCCTGGGACGACGACGGCGCCAAGACCGGCCCGGGTGGCATGGACTGGTTCGACTCGCCCGGCAACAACATCCGCGCCACCAACGTCACCTCGCTGTCCGCCCAACTCGCCGCCAGACTCTACGAGATCACTCACAACAGCGCTTACCTGACGGCGGCCGAGAAGTGGTACGGGTGGGTGTACTCGTGCATGCGGCAGGCGCCGGGCCTGTACATCAACGACGGCGCTGACGACGGCAGCACCGACCCGGCCCTGTGGAGCTACAACTCAGGCTCCACGATCGGTGCGGCTGTCGCCATCTACCGTGGCACCGGCAACGCCGACTACCTGAACAAGGCCGTCGAAGACGCCCAGGCATCCCTGGTGTACTGGGCGCAGGGCGGCCGCCCGCACGACCAGCCGACCATCTTCAACGCACGACCCGACGGCTTTAGCCGAAGCCCTCGAGCAGTCCGCCATGGTCCAGATCTTCGCCGTCCTGGCCCACGCCGCCCAGCCGGGCCACCACCATCAGCCGGGCCACCGCCCGCGCTCCTGACACACCGGGGCAAGGCAACGCGAAACCAGCCCTCGATGCAACGGACACTCACGCACCATGCCCAAGCCAGCGCGGACCCGGCCTTCCTGGCGGGACTCCGCTATCGCGCGCGACATCCTGCGCGACCGCGCGGCCGTCACCGCCGGTATCGGCGACCTGGAGGCGCAGCTTTCGGATGA
- a CDS encoding TetR/AcrR family transcriptional regulator has translation MGEKSPPRRIRADAERSTARILEAAETVLAEDATASLEQIADAAGLARATVHRRFASRAALLDALAERLSQRYLGGLAEARVKTAPPLIALHRVTEIVFDLKLCHRFAIQLTAALTPEVLDGLDLLFARLRDTGAITAVDPAWGRQVYLALLHEVHDMPADSPSLASSATADETEAKIDLLVRTTLGALGGSHGATA, from the coding sequence ATGGGCGAGAAGAGCCCTCCCCGGCGGATCCGGGCGGACGCCGAACGCAGTACGGCCCGCATCCTGGAAGCGGCGGAAACCGTGCTCGCCGAGGACGCCACCGCGTCCCTGGAGCAGATCGCGGACGCCGCGGGACTCGCTCGCGCCACCGTCCACCGCCGGTTCGCCTCCCGCGCCGCACTGCTGGACGCCCTGGCCGAACGGCTCAGCCAGCGCTACCTGGGCGGGCTGGCCGAAGCACGGGTGAAGACCGCACCGCCCCTCATCGCGCTGCACCGTGTCACGGAGATCGTCTTCGATCTCAAGCTCTGTCACCGCTTCGCCATCCAGCTGACCGCGGCCCTCACGCCGGAAGTTCTCGACGGCCTCGACCTGCTCTTCGCCCGCCTGAGAGACACAGGAGCGATCACCGCGGTCGACCCCGCCTGGGGTCGTCAGGTCTACCTGGCCCTTCTGCACGAGGTCCACGACATGCCCGCGGACTCTCCGAGCCTGGCTTCCTCGGCCACCGCGGATGAGACCGAGGCGAAGATCGATCTGCTCGTGCGAACCACACTGGGCGCGCTGGGCGGCAGCCACGGTGCGACGGCCTGA
- a CDS encoding SDR family NAD(P)-dependent oxidoreductase, producing MTTTTIAITGATDGLGRALAVRLAADRDVRLVLHGRDPAKLERVVAEIECTGGAAAPVTATADLSDLAADRRRCVLPGRAPRLDRRADGTWRPEVQHLR from the coding sequence ATGACCACCACGACCATCGCGATCACCGGCGCCACCGACGGCCTCGGCCGCGCCCTCGCCGTGCGCCTCGCGGCCGACCGCGACGTCCGACTCGTCCTGCACGGTCGCGACCCCGCCAAACTCGAGCGGGTCGTCGCCGAGATCGAATGCACCGGCGGCGCCGCCGCACCCGTCACCGCGACCGCCGACCTGTCCGACCTCGCTGCGGATCGACGGCGGTGCGTTCTCCCCGGTCGTGCACCGCGGCTTGACCGCCGGGCTGACGGCACGTGGCGTCCCGAAGTTCAACATCTTCGCTGA
- a CDS encoding GNAT family N-acetyltransferase, with protein MAIALGKPAVDGLNGLVAALGEWQYDGAPVQLHPGDPGWFWRFGVEQAAAATRTWSRDGEILAVGLLDDPELVRLAIAPQAQRDEELARQMVEDVSAPERGVLIEEKAYVDAPMGALLQELLFTEGWKADELWTPLRLDLAEPVRNPGVRVEVIGPEQANLRAAVQRASFDGSTFTNERWHAMAAGPAYVDARCLVGYDEEDNAVAAVTVWSAGPGKPGLIEPMGVHQEYRGHGYGQAITVAAAAALQQLGSSSAVVCTPSRNVGATATYKSAGFGPLPETRNQYRDA; from the coding sequence ATGGCGATTGCGTTGGGGAAACCGGCAGTCGACGGGCTGAATGGGCTCGTGGCCGCGCTGGGGGAGTGGCAGTACGACGGGGCGCCGGTGCAGCTGCATCCGGGGGATCCGGGGTGGTTCTGGCGGTTCGGGGTGGAGCAGGCGGCGGCGGCCACCAGGACGTGGAGCCGGGACGGGGAGATTCTTGCCGTCGGGCTGCTGGACGACCCTGAGCTGGTGCGGCTGGCGATCGCGCCGCAGGCTCAGCGGGACGAGGAACTGGCGCGGCAGATGGTCGAGGACGTGTCGGCGCCAGAGCGCGGCGTACTGATCGAGGAGAAGGCGTACGTCGACGCTCCGATGGGAGCCCTGCTCCAAGAGCTGCTGTTCACGGAGGGGTGGAAGGCAGACGAGCTGTGGACGCCGCTGCGGCTCGACCTAGCAGAGCCGGTCAGGAACCCAGGAGTGCGGGTCGAGGTGATCGGACCGGAGCAGGCGAACCTGCGGGCTGCCGTACAACGGGCGTCGTTCGACGGGTCGACGTTCACGAACGAGCGGTGGCACGCCATGGCGGCCGGACCGGCATACGTCGACGCACGGTGTCTGGTCGGATACGACGAGGAGGACAACGCGGTGGCGGCGGTGACGGTGTGGTCGGCCGGGCCAGGCAAGCCTGGGTTGATCGAGCCGATGGGCGTTCATCAGGAATACCGCGGCCACGGCTACGGCCAGGCGATCACCGTCGCGGCAGCGGCCGCTCTTCAGCAGCTGGGGTCGTCGAGCGCGGTCGTCTGCACACCGAGCCGCAACGTCGGCGCCACCGCCACATACAAGTCGGCCGGCTTCGGCCCACTCCCGGAGACCCGGAATCAGTACCGGGACGCCTAG
- a CDS encoding LacI family DNA-binding transcriptional regulator, with the protein MQRVTIAQVAERAGVSTATVSRVLSRRGQVSAAVERKVRRAADDLGYQVNVIARALRNSRTDTVGMVVPSITNPFFTSLVESVEHALGKEGKELFLCDARSDPRVEARRLASLAARNVDGIIVSPSHGVDSRPAVQQTADRLPLVQLDRFVDGTTTDWVGVDDVAAMRQVMDHLHDGGARSAAFIGSLMTHSSTEQRFAGFRRRAEELNIEVKPDQVLLGDYSVEWGEAAVARLIAEGGLPDALVCADDLIALGATRACRAHGFSVPQQVQVTGYDDIEFSRLADPALTTVHQPRDRIAAEAVRLLAAASLAKDAERGPHAHISLVPSLVVRDSTRATQASPDRI; encoded by the coding sequence TTGCAACGGGTCACGATCGCTCAGGTCGCCGAGCGGGCCGGTGTCTCCACCGCCACCGTGTCGCGGGTGCTCTCCCGGCGGGGCCAGGTCTCGGCCGCGGTCGAACGCAAGGTCCGCCGCGCCGCCGACGACCTGGGCTACCAGGTCAATGTCATCGCCAGGGCGCTGCGCAACAGTCGTACCGACACCGTGGGGATGGTCGTGCCCAGCATCACCAACCCGTTTTTCACCTCCCTGGTGGAGAGCGTGGAACACGCCCTGGGGAAGGAGGGCAAGGAGCTGTTCCTGTGCGACGCGCGCTCCGACCCGCGGGTCGAGGCGCGTCGGCTGGCTTCGCTCGCCGCGCGCAACGTCGACGGCATCATCGTCAGCCCGAGCCACGGCGTCGACAGCCGGCCCGCCGTACAGCAGACCGCGGACCGGCTGCCGCTCGTTCAGCTCGACCGATTCGTCGACGGCACCACCACCGACTGGGTGGGCGTCGACGACGTCGCCGCGATGCGGCAGGTCATGGACCACCTCCACGACGGCGGGGCACGGTCGGCGGCCTTCATCGGCTCGCTGATGACCCACTCCTCCACGGAGCAGCGGTTCGCCGGTTTCCGGCGGCGCGCCGAGGAGCTGAACATCGAGGTGAAGCCGGACCAGGTGCTGCTCGGGGACTACAGCGTGGAGTGGGGCGAGGCGGCCGTGGCCCGGCTGATCGCGGAGGGCGGCCTTCCGGACGCGCTCGTATGCGCCGATGACCTCATCGCGCTCGGGGCCACCCGCGCCTGCCGGGCCCACGGTTTCTCGGTGCCCCAGCAGGTGCAGGTGACCGGCTACGACGACATCGAGTTCTCCCGGCTGGCCGATCCGGCCCTGACCACGGTCCATCAGCCCCGCGACCGGATCGCCGCGGAGGCGGTACGGCTGCTGGCCGCGGCGAGCCTGGCCAAGGACGCCGAGCGCGGTCCGCACGCGCATATCTCACTCGTGCCGTCCCTGGTGGTGCGCGACAGCACCCGGGCCACGCAAGCGTCCCCGGACCGCATATGA
- a CDS encoding M20 family metallopeptidase, whose product MDDADTWRGATDLARRLVRIDTRGGREAPAAALVADRLDGAGFDVRVEEPISGRANVVARFGPAVPRVPVTFTGHLDTVPADPSGWSFDPMSGELRDGRLLGRGSSDMKAGVACQVEAAIRAARESPRDTAVQLIFTFGEETGCHGAEEIDAASLTPTDLLIVAEPTGNRTVLGHKGVLWLAATARGVSAHGSRPELGRNAIAALAAAASRIHAHHDWPVSATHGPATVSIGTFHAGEQPNLVPDRAEMRLDVRTVPGFGRDEAIAEVARLCGDGIGLEPLLDLPGIATDPSAAAAARELLAPGSSARPAEYATYFTDASVLTGRLGDPAVVVYGPGDPDQAHVTDESCSLAAMTESAEAMHRLLRRL is encoded by the coding sequence ATGGACGACGCGGACACCTGGCGCGGTGCGACGGACCTCGCGCGGCGGCTGGTGCGGATCGACACCCGGGGCGGTCGGGAGGCACCGGCCGCCGCACTGGTGGCGGACCGGCTGGACGGCGCGGGGTTCGACGTCCGGGTCGAGGAACCGATATCCGGCCGGGCCAACGTCGTCGCCCGGTTCGGGCCCGCGGTACCACGGGTGCCGGTCACCTTCACCGGACACCTGGACACCGTGCCCGCCGACCCGTCGGGCTGGTCGTTCGACCCGATGAGCGGGGAACTGCGCGACGGCCGGCTGCTCGGCCGCGGCAGCAGCGATATGAAAGCCGGTGTGGCCTGCCAGGTCGAGGCGGCGATACGGGCCGCCCGGGAAAGCCCGCGGGACACCGCCGTACAGCTGATCTTCACCTTCGGCGAGGAGACCGGCTGCCACGGGGCCGAGGAGATCGACGCGGCGTCACTCACCCCAACCGACCTGCTCATCGTGGCCGAGCCGACCGGCAACCGGACCGTCCTCGGCCACAAGGGCGTGCTGTGGCTCGCCGCGACGGCCCGTGGGGTCTCCGCGCACGGTTCCCGCCCGGAGCTGGGCCGCAACGCGATCGCCGCGCTCGCTGCCGCGGCGAGCAGGATCCACGCGCACCATGACTGGCCGGTGAGCGCGACCCACGGCCCGGCCACGGTCAGCATCGGCACGTTCCACGCGGGCGAGCAGCCCAACCTGGTGCCGGACCGCGCCGAGATGCGGCTGGACGTGCGCACCGTCCCCGGCTTCGGACGGGACGAGGCGATCGCCGAGGTCGCCCGGCTGTGCGGCGACGGCATCGGCCTCGAACCGCTGCTGGACCTGCCCGGCATCGCCACCGACCCGTCGGCTGCCGCCGCCGCGCGGGAGCTCCTGGCCCCCGGCTCCTCGGCCCGCCCGGCCGAGTACGCGACCTACTTCACCGACGCCTCGGTGCTGACCGGCCGGCTCGGCGATCCGGCGGTGGTGGTGTACGGTCCGGGCGACCCGGATCAGGCCCATGTCACCGATGAATCCTGCTCGCTGGCCGCCATGACCGAGTCCGCGGAGGCGATGCACCGGCTGCTGCGGCGCTTGTAG
- the ku gene encoding non-homologous end joining protein Ku encodes MPRPVWSGAVSFGLVTIPIKVMPATEDHSISFRQIHTADGGRIRNRKVCEIEDRVLDPGEIGRAYEASKDQLVAISDQELDDLPLPTAKAIDVEAFVEAERLDPIRFGKPYFLQADGAVAAKPYVLLREALQRSDKVAVAKFAWHNRERLGALRVVGDAIVLQVLHWPDEIRSAEGLAPRAVDISDSEVDEAMALMEAIGGTDISQYRDQYRAAVEAVIEAKTAGVEPPEMEAPAEPKGKVVDLMAALQDSVRAAKKSRGEDTGDEAQVHEISGQRPAPKKKAAKKTPAKKASTGGKKTAAKKTSRKRPAS; translated from the coding sequence ATGCCACGCCCTGTCTGGTCTGGAGCCGTGTCCTTCGGCCTTGTGACGATTCCGATCAAGGTCATGCCCGCGACCGAGGACCACTCGATCAGCTTCCGGCAGATCCACACCGCCGACGGCGGCCGCATCCGCAACCGCAAGGTCTGCGAGATCGAAGACCGCGTACTCGACCCGGGCGAGATCGGGCGAGCCTACGAAGCCTCCAAAGATCAGCTCGTGGCCATCAGTGACCAGGAACTCGACGACCTTCCCTTGCCCACCGCCAAGGCCATCGATGTCGAAGCCTTCGTCGAGGCCGAACGGCTGGACCCCATCCGCTTCGGCAAGCCGTACTTCCTCCAAGCCGACGGCGCCGTCGCCGCCAAGCCCTACGTGCTGCTCAGGGAAGCTCTCCAGCGCAGCGACAAGGTCGCTGTCGCCAAATTCGCGTGGCACAACCGCGAGCGGCTCGGCGCACTGCGAGTAGTCGGCGACGCCATCGTCCTCCAGGTCCTGCACTGGCCGGATGAGATCCGCTCGGCCGAAGGACTCGCCCCCAGGGCTGTCGACATCTCCGACTCGGAGGTCGACGAAGCCATGGCGTTGATGGAGGCCATCGGCGGCACCGACATCAGCCAGTACCGCGACCAGTACCGCGCGGCGGTGGAAGCCGTCATCGAGGCCAAGACCGCGGGCGTCGAGCCGCCCGAGATGGAGGCGCCAGCCGAACCCAAGGGCAAGGTGGTCGATCTCATGGCCGCCCTACAGGACAGCGTGCGGGCCGCCAAGAAGAGCCGCGGCGAGGACACCGGCGACGAAGCCCAGGTGCATGAGATCAGCGGGCAGCGGCCGGCGCCGAAGAAGAAGGCCGCGAAGAAGACCCCTGCGAAGAAGGCGAGCACGGGCGGGAAGAAGACGGCCGCGAAGAAGACCTCGAGGAAGAGGCCGGCGTCGTAA
- a CDS encoding TetR/AcrR family transcriptional regulator → MPSTPEPVRPGRKRSESSRTAILTAAWELTVELGYPGLTVEGIAARAGTGKQTVYRWWPSKADVLLDALVLKADVHIGLDDHGSYAADLRQLLDRSFTLGLDPSVMRVMRTLMAQAQIDPEFGACFREQFLARRRAAFEVLAGRAVERGDFPAGRSPALDARIVFGLLWYEVLAAPPPLDSRSADAAAPHALVNALIDLLTRSLAPEELA, encoded by the coding sequence ATGCCGTCCACACCCGAGCCGGTCCGACCCGGCCGCAAGCGCAGCGAGAGCAGCCGCACCGCGATCCTCACCGCTGCCTGGGAACTCACGGTCGAGCTCGGCTATCCGGGCCTGACGGTGGAGGGAATCGCCGCGCGGGCAGGCACCGGCAAGCAGACCGTCTATCGCTGGTGGCCGTCCAAGGCCGATGTGCTGCTCGACGCGCTGGTGCTCAAGGCCGACGTCCACATCGGGCTCGACGACCACGGCAGCTACGCGGCAGACCTGCGCCAACTCCTTGATCGGTCGTTCACGCTGGGCCTGGACCCCTCGGTGATGCGCGTGATGCGCACGCTGATGGCCCAGGCGCAGATCGACCCGGAGTTCGGCGCTTGCTTCCGTGAGCAGTTCCTCGCCCGCCGCCGCGCCGCCTTCGAGGTCCTGGCGGGCCGCGCCGTCGAGCGGGGGGATTTTCCGGCAGGCCGTTCACCGGCGCTCGACGCCCGGATCGTCTTCGGCCTCCTCTGGTACGAGGTGCTCGCCGCACCTCCACCGCTCGATTCCCGCTCCGCCGACGCGGCCGCCCCCCATGCCCTCGTCAACGCCCTCATAGACCTCCTCACCCGCAGTCTCGCTCCGGAGGAACTGGCATGA
- a CDS encoding BtpA/SgcQ family protein: MSGSTSGLGVFPPRPNAIKELFGTPKVVIGVVHLPPLPGSPHYEGVPLDEICAFAVDEARAYLQGGCHGLIVENHWDIPFLKPGEHGYETSAAMAVVTDRVRHAVLAGAGGRLGVSVLSNAAECSIASAWSGGGGFVRVNQWANAYVANEGIIEGQSAHASRYRSRIGAGPVKVFADVHVKHGSHAIVADRTLAEQTEDAEFFGADVLIATGSRTGDAASLEEVEGISAHTTLPVVIGSGITADNIGGLLPACDGVIVASSVKDNGRWWGRVDRAKVRELTTAAAKAGVVLP; the protein is encoded by the coding sequence ATGTCCGGGAGCACGAGCGGCCTTGGGGTGTTCCCGCCCCGGCCGAACGCGATCAAGGAGCTGTTCGGCACCCCGAAGGTCGTCATCGGCGTGGTGCACCTGCCGCCGCTGCCCGGCAGCCCGCATTACGAGGGCGTCCCGCTGGACGAGATCTGCGCCTTCGCGGTCGATGAGGCGCGGGCCTATCTGCAGGGCGGCTGCCACGGGCTGATCGTGGAGAACCACTGGGACATCCCGTTCCTCAAACCGGGCGAACACGGTTATGAGACATCGGCGGCGATGGCAGTGGTGACCGACCGGGTGCGGCACGCCGTGCTGGCGGGGGCCGGCGGCAGGCTCGGGGTCAGCGTGCTGTCCAACGCCGCCGAGTGCTCCATCGCCTCCGCCTGGTCCGGCGGCGGCGGATTCGTACGGGTCAACCAGTGGGCCAATGCCTATGTCGCCAACGAGGGCATCATCGAGGGCCAGTCGGCACACGCCAGCCGCTATCGCAGCCGGATCGGCGCCGGCCCGGTCAAGGTCTTCGCCGATGTGCACGTCAAGCACGGTTCGCACGCCATCGTCGCCGACCGCACGCTGGCCGAACAGACCGAGGACGCCGAGTTCTTCGGCGCCGATGTGCTGATCGCCACCGGCTCGCGGACCGGGGACGCCGCCTCACTGGAGGAGGTCGAGGGCATCTCCGCCCACACCACCCTGCCGGTGGTGATCGGCTCCGGCATCACCGCGGACAACATCGGCGGTCTGCTGCCGGCCTGCGACGGGGTGATCGTCGCGTCCTCGGTGAAGGACAACGGCCGCTGGTGGGGCCGGGTCGACCGGGCCAAGGTCCGCGAGCTGACCACCGCGGCCGCCAAGGCCGGAGTGGTGCTCCCGTGA